TCTCTAACGCAATGAGAATGTTTTGGAAAACGATGAAAACGCGGCCCCCGTCGACGTCAGACTCACATTCACTTCGCTGGGAAGCGGCCCGTTCGGTAGAGCTGGCAGAGCCTGGTCGCGGACTGATGCATTTGTTCGATCCGATGCTGGTCCAATCGTGATCTTTGACACATCCAGGCAAACGAGATCGGAATAGCTGTTGTCAATATTCAACGATTCGACATGAGACTCACGACGAAACAGATGCGTTCGATCACCAGTCGCAACGATGAAGTATTCGACGAGACATGGACAATGAATGGGCATTCGGGTTGAGAGATCTCGCCCAGCGAATCCTGCCAATTCGATTCCTGCCTCGGTTGTGCGAATCGATCTTGAGTTCTGTAAATCCCATCGCAATACTTCGTCCAGACGCTGTTGCCATGGATCGGGAATTCCATGTGCACGTAGGGCAACCGACTGTGCCTTTGAGACAGACGTCAATAATCCAAGAACGGCCGCCATCAGCAACGTCGAGAGCACGGTCGCAGCAAGCAACTCGACAAGCGTCAGGCCCAATCGATGGCACCGCGCAGGCATCTTCCTCCTTATGCGATCGGCCAGCCGCCCAGTTTGCAGTGTGGGAGACTTGTTCAAGAAGGGGGCAAGGGCTGACATCATTGGGTTTCACCGTTTGACATCGGCATGAGAAGCTCTACAGCAGCGACGACTCGACCTTCGGAAAGACCGTTCGGTGCCAGTATTTCGAGACGTGAGGTTTGTGCCCCGATCGCCATCAGGTCTTGTACCTCCGTGGTGGCAACCATCCGCCAACTCCATCCTTGCGGATCAAATAGTGCTCCCTGTTGGCCGAGCAAGGGAAGTCGAGACGCTGCCATCCACTCCGACAGCAACTCATCGGCAATTCGGATTGCCTTCATCCGTTCCTTCGCGTTTCGAACTTGCAACGAGTGCGTTCGAAACGACGTCAGAATGGCCACGAGAACAGTCGCCAACAATGCGATTCCCACGACGACCTCAACCAGCGTCATTCCCCGCTTTGACGGCCTTAATAAGTCGCATGACTTCAAACTCGCTCTCCTGTCGTTCAACCTGGCCAGTGGCTCCGACAAAAATCAGCCAGAGTGGTTGCTTGGGATTGCCGTGCCCAACGATTTCGATTGCGAATGTCTGACTGCGTCCCTCGGCAGAATAGTCAACCGTGACCTTTCCACTCGATGAATCCCTCGATTGAGACACAAATCGACGGACAGCCACACTCTCTCCGAGTGAAAGTTCTTTTCGATCGGCCTGACTCCTTCCATAAGCACGCTGGAGCTTACATGTTCCCAATTCGAGTTGCAGAGCAACGGGTTCGTCGTGGGTCTTCGCGTAGACCCGAGCGGATGCGTCGAGACTGATTGCCTGGCCAACAGCCCACTCGAATCGCGCCCGACGTGTCAGGCCGGAAAATCGAATTGTCACAGTTGCCGCAATGAGCCCGACAATGGTGATGACCACCATGATTTCGATGAGCGTAAAACCGACACGGCCGGTGTGACTCACCGGATATCGGGATTGCAACCTCGTCATTCACATCTTCGCTTTAGGGAGTGGGTTTGATTTGGTCGCTGAGATCATCGCTCGAAATGTCGGTGTCTGCGCCTGTTCCTCCTTCTCGATGATCCGCTCCGTACGACACAACTTCGTAGGCCCCCTTTCTGCCTGGCGACTGGTATTCGTAGGCATTTCCCCACGGGTCGACGGGAACCTTGCTGAGCAGTCCGTCCGCAAAAGCTGTCGACTTTTCCGTGAGCGCAGCAATCCCTTTTTCGTTGGTGGGATATCGATCAAACTGCGCGTAAAACGTTTCAAGTGCCTGACAGATCTTGGCAATTTCCATCTTTGCCACATTCTGTCGACTTCGAATCAGATAGCTTCTCACACTGATCGTGACAACACCGGCCAAGAGGCCGATGATCACAATCACAACCATGAGTTCAACAACCGTAAAGGCGCGTCGTTGCGCCTTCAGCGATCCTATGAAAGGCATTAACGTGTAAATCGGCCTTCGCGCCGGTCGCATCATAGACTCCGTTCGAAAATACTCCAACTGCGATCCTCGGTGCGCATCTTACCGGTTTCTAACAGTTCGAGAAGGTGGATTCGAGATTGAACAACTCACATCAGAGAACATTTCCCGCTTCAAGGATCGGCAGGATTGTTGCAAAAAGTATGAACCCCACAACAACTGCCAATACCACGATCAATATCGGCTCGAGTGCCGCTGTCAGGCGCGAGGTCGCGCTGGCAACCTGGGCTTCGTAGCCGCTCGCCAGGCGATTGAGCATCCGCTCCAACTCCCCTGTCTGCTGGCCCACTGTGAAGATCTGGATGACGAGTGGTGGAAAAATTCCGGTTGCAGTCAGGGCGACTCCGATGTCCCCCCCTGACTGAACCCGCAACCGAATGGCGTCTAAGGCATCCTTAAGAAGCACGTTTTTGGCCGTCCGCGAAGCTGTTTCAATTGCATCAACGAAGACAATTCCATTCTCCATCAAAGTGGAGATAATAATCGCCGCGCGCGCGATTTCCTGTTTCTTGGCCAGCGGTCCCAATATTGGCAGCGAAAAGAAAAGTCGATGCCAAATTCGCTTTCCTCTTGGCGTGTTGATGAATACGACGCCCCCGAAGACGATCGCTGCGGCAAGCGCACCTAGCCACCAGCCATGGACCGTCAATGTTTCGCTTAACATTTTTAAGACTCGAGTAGGCCAGGGGAGTGGTCGCCCCGAAGCAACGAGATTCTCGAGCAACATCGGTAGTACGACGGTCATGAGAAAGATCGAAACACTGAATGCCAGCAGGACAATGATGGCCGGATAAATCAACGCGGTCGTCACGCGATCCTTAAACTGCAGATACCGCTCGCGGAAATCCGCCAAACGGTCCAGCACTGTATCTAAAGTTCCTGCGTTCTCTCCGACCCTCACCATCTGGACAGTCAACTCATCAAACACCTCAGGATCGAGTTGCATTGCCTCAGAGAGATTGCTTCCTCCTGCCACCCGCTCCCGTAGCGTCTGAAGCGCCAACCGAAATCGACCAGTGTACTGCAAGCAGATGGTATCGAGGGCATCAACTAGGCCGATGCCGGTACTCAGAAGGGTCGCGAGATCGCGGATCGCGGACGCAACCTGCCCTGCACTTCGAGCTCGGGGGCGGAGGAGCTTAATGACACTCCGTGATGATCGCATCCGCTGTTCGTGAATTGAAAGGATTGTGAGGCCGCGCAGTCGAAGTTGCACGCGCGCATCTCGTCCAGACTCAGCCACAACGGTCCCTGAACGATCGGTGGATTTCGCATCCAAGGCTTGGTAGTAAAAACTTGGCATGAAACTCCTGATATCAATCGAACGCATCGAGTGTTGCTTCAATGGCAGCCATACAGTCGGTGCATGCAAACTGTACCCACCAATCACTAGGGCAGCATTCTGCAGTGGCCCGTTGAGTTGCCATTTTCAACACGTGTTCTGTATGCCGGCTTTTAGATCATTCGACCAGCAATGGCCAACTCAAATTCGCAAACAAGTCGCGGGATGCGTGCCCAAATGATCACCACCTCTCCAGCCGCTGGCGTTAAGAATGTGCTGAGAAATTCACTACTTCAACGCTCATCTCATGAAATGAAACACTCGAACTGCGGCAATCTGCAAAATGCGCATTACAGAATTGACAGGCATGTTTTTTTTACTACGATCTCGAGGGTCGCACAACATCGTTGTCGACGCAATCGCAGAATATGCTTCTACTCACTAATCGTATCGATGTGAGTGTGGCATCCTTTTTCGATTGCAGTTAATCGTCTCTTAACTGCTCACCAATCAAGCTGTTGGTATTCAAGTTAGTGTAACTTGCCTGCGCATTTTCGCGCGCACTTGCGTGTGATTCTTTTTGCAGCACACGCAACCACGGAGGGGTCTCTATGCGCAGTCGTGTCCTTGCGCTATCGCATTGTGTCATGATGTCTTTGTGTGTTTCGCTTAGCTTATCAGCCATTGCAGATGCGCAATTAAAGCTTCCCGTTGGTTGGCAAGAGTCTTCGCCAATAGATTTTGCATTGGCAATTCGCTCACTCCGCGAGCAAGATGCGATCAATTTGCTATCCGTCGATGAGAATGAAGCCGCAGTGCAACGAGGAAAATCGCTGTTCTTGGCGACCGACCTTTCCGGTGCGACAATCTCGTACCAGACGCTCGAGATGCTTCATTGGCTGACGAGATTTCGCCTTTCGCCAGAAGAGGTTGCAAGGACTCGTTCGACAATTTTGGCTCGGAACGATGATTGGACGGGCCAGCCGTTTGAGGAAGTGTGGGCCAAGTGCTGGATGCTGTATCGACTGAAGGTCGATGCGCCGCCACGGATTGCAGAGTTAAGACGCTGGGTTTCTGCGGGGGGAAAGCCCGACCAGATCCCACCTATGGAGTTGCAGCACGATATGGTGCGGCAATGCTTTGAGGAATTGCACCTGATCAATGGACCATTCTCGGTGGAATGGAATGGCTTCGTCACGGCAAGTCAGTCTGGCGCACATGTGTTTTCAATCAGCCCCATCAACGTAAACTCTAGCAATCCAGATCAGCCGATCAAATTCGCGATGACAATTTCCGTTGGCGGGCAAAAAAAACTTGATTCCTCGCCAACCGAAGAGTCGTCCAGTGGTGTGGCTGGGGGCGGAGCGTGGACAAGCTCCTCATCTCCTGTGCAGTTAGTAGCGGGGCGTCCAGTCGCGTTTCGAGTGACCGCGACTGCAAATGTCGCCGAGGTGCCAGACTCCATCCTTCATGCAATCGTCTCATGGAGCCGAGACGGAGGGCCACAAGTCGTTCTCCCTTCTTCATCACTGACTCTACCCACGACTGGAGAGCCGGGGCTTGCGGCGACCTATTCATGGCAGGCGGATGGGCAGCCCAGGGTTTTGAAACGAGTCGACGCCAACATCGACTTTGCCTGGGTCCACTCGCCGATCAAGCTGGCGGTGAACACGGCGACAGCGAGCAAGCTTTCAGATGTGATGTGGGCCACACTGACATCCCCCGCCTATCTCCAGTCATTGCTGGATTCGCAATTCAAGATGCACCCATTCTTTAAGGAGCCTGACGATACATCTTGTGGACTGTCCACGGAGCGCCGAAAGGCATTTCACGAGCTCTTGCTGCAGACTCCGCAGTTGCTCGATACGGTCAGCGTCAAGCTTGCGGTCGATTTCTACCAAGCACACCGAGCTGGGGCACCCGAAACGGCACTTGATGTTTTCGGTGTCTGGGCACAACGACATGCGGATTTGATGTGCAAGTTTGGAGATGGTTCCGAATTTGACGCGGATACCCGGTCTCAGCTCGCCGGAATGGCGATGCTGACGACATTGCAGTTGCCACATCACGCAGCGCGATTGCAAAACGAATACTTACAATTGCCCGACGGGCGCTGCTCTTTACCTGTCGCGTATGCACTCGCCTCCTCCTACTTGGGTCGGCAGAAGCTTGAAGAATGGACTGCATTCCTCGATACGCGATTGTCGGATTCGAGTTTGGTAGGTGACACGCGTGTCAATTGGCTGATTGCCCGTGCCTATGCTGAAGAGATCCGATACATGCCGCAGAATCTCGACTTGAGTTGGAACACCTATCGGAGTACTCGAGCTCTCGACGGACAGGTCTATTTGGAGCAAGCGCTCAAGGCCGCGAAATCACCGGCGACGATTTCTCGAGCCACATTGGAAATTGCGGCCCGGCTCGTTTGGGGCGGACAGACTCAGGCCGCTCAAGATTTGCTAACCAAGACGTCAAAATCGCTACCTGTCGAGGAGCAGGCGAAGCTATCAGTAGCAATCGCACAAGTGATCCGACTGACGAATTTGCGATCAGAATCGGCTCTGAATCAGAGTTTGGAAGCCCAAAAAGCCTATCTCAGCGTGCTCAAGCAGAGACGCGATCTGGCGGCAGCCAAAGGTGATACAGCGACAGCTCAGCGTTATGAAGAGTTGATCAGTAAGGCGAGCCAAAGCTCCCGCTGATTCGAAACGATGGCGTTATCAAGCCATTTTCCTCTGGGCAGCAATACATAAGCCGATCGTTCCCTAGCGTTAGAAATTGAT
This genomic interval from Schlesneria paludicola DSM 18645 contains the following:
- a CDS encoding type IV pilus modification PilV family protein yields the protein MTLVEVVVGIALLATVLVAILTSFRTHSLQVRNAKERMKAIRIADELLSEWMAASRLPLLGQQGALFDPQGWSWRMVATTEVQDLMAIGAQTSRLEILAPNGLSEGRVVAAVELLMPMSNGETQ
- the gspG gene encoding type II secretion system major pseudopilin GspG, giving the protein MPFIGSLKAQRRAFTVVELMVVIVIIGLLAGVVTISVRSYLIRSRQNVAKMEIAKICQALETFYAQFDRYPTNEKGIAALTEKSTAFADGLLSKVPVDPWGNAYEYQSPGRKGAYEVVSYGADHREGGTGADTDISSDDLSDQIKPTP
- a CDS encoding PA14 domain-containing protein; this encodes MAIRSLREQDAINLLSVDENEAAVQRGKSLFLATDLSGATISYQTLEMLHWLTRFRLSPEEVARTRSTILARNDDWTGQPFEEVWAKCWMLYRLKVDAPPRIAELRRWVSAGGKPDQIPPMELQHDMVRQCFEELHLINGPFSVEWNGFVTASQSGAHVFSISPINVNSSNPDQPIKFAMTISVGGQKKLDSSPTEESSSGVAGGGAWTSSSSPVQLVAGRPVAFRVTATANVAEVPDSILHAIVSWSRDGGPQVVLPSSSLTLPTTGEPGLAATYSWQADGQPRVLKRVDANIDFAWVHSPIKLAVNTATASKLSDVMWATLTSPAYLQSLLDSQFKMHPFFKEPDDTSCGLSTERRKAFHELLLQTPQLLDTVSVKLAVDFYQAHRAGAPETALDVFGVWAQRHADLMCKFGDGSEFDADTRSQLAGMAMLTTLQLPHHAARLQNEYLQLPDGRCSLPVAYALASSYLGRQKLEEWTAFLDTRLSDSSLVGDTRVNWLIARAYAEEIRYMPQNLDLSWNTYRSTRALDGQVYLEQALKAAKSPATISRATLEIAARLVWGGQTQAAQDLLTKTSKSLPVEEQAKLSVAIAQVIRLTNLRSESALNQSLEAQKAYLSVLKQRRDLAAAKGDTATAQRYEELISKASQSSR
- a CDS encoding pilus assembly FimT family protein; amino-acid sequence: MTRLQSRYPVSHTGRVGFTLIEIMVVITIVGLIAATVTIRFSGLTRRARFEWAVGQAISLDASARVYAKTHDEPVALQLELGTCKLQRAYGRSQADRKELSLGESVAVRRFVSQSRDSSSGKVTVDYSAEGRSQTFAIEIVGHGNPKQPLWLIFVGATGQVERQESEFEVMRLIKAVKAGNDAG
- a CDS encoding type II secretion system F family protein, which gives rise to MPSFYYQALDAKSTDRSGTVVAESGRDARVQLRLRGLTILSIHEQRMRSSRSVIKLLRPRARSAGQVASAIRDLATLLSTGIGLVDALDTICLQYTGRFRLALQTLRERVAGGSNLSEAMQLDPEVFDELTVQMVRVGENAGTLDTVLDRLADFRERYLQFKDRVTTALIYPAIIVLLAFSVSIFLMTVVLPMLLENLVASGRPLPWPTRVLKMLSETLTVHGWWLGALAAAIVFGGVVFINTPRGKRIWHRLFFSLPILGPLAKKQEIARAAIIISTLMENGIVFVDAIETASRTAKNVLLKDALDAIRLRVQSGGDIGVALTATGIFPPLVIQIFTVGQQTGELERMLNRLASGYEAQVASATSRLTAALEPILIVVLAVVVGFILFATILPILEAGNVL